The following nucleotide sequence is from Pandoraea thiooxydans.
GCGATGGCCAGTGTGCAGATCGGCGCGGTGGGTCTGGTACTGATTCTGTTCATGCGCTGGCGTCCCGAGGGCCTGTTCGGACGGAGGGCGCGTTGATGCAACTTAGCACTCACGGTCTGGTGTTGCGCTATGGCGACTTCACCGTGCTGGACGACGTTTCGATGGAGGTCAGCGTCGCGGGCCTGCACGGCATGATCGGCCCCAACGGGGCCGGCAAGAGTACGCTGTTCGCGGTGCTCAGCGGGTTCATCCGTCCCAATGCCGGCCGGATCTCGTTCGCCGGCACCATGCTCGAACATCTGTCGCCCGTCGAGCGAGCGCGCACCGGTGTTGGCCGCACGTTTCAGGTGCCGCGCGAATTCAAGCATCTGTCCGTGCGCGAAAACCTCCAGGTCGCCGCACGGCACCAACCCGGCGAGAGCATGCTCAAGCTGCTGTTCGCGCCGAGCGCCGTGCGCATGGCCGAGCGGGCCATCGCCGAGCGTGTCGAGCGCACGCTCGAGTTTCTGAAGTTGACGAAGGTTGCCGACCAGCATGCCGGCGGTCTGTCGAGCGGGCAGAAGAAGTTGCTCGAACTGGGCCGCGTGCTGATGACCGAGCCGAAATTCATTTTGCTCGACGAACCCTATGCGGGCGTCAACCCGGTGCTGATCGACGAGATATCAACGCGCATTCGCGAACTCAACACGCAGGGCATCGGTTTTCTGATCATCGAGCACAACCTCGAGGCGCTCAATCGTTTGGTCGACGACCTATACGTGATGGATCGCGGCCGGTTGATTGCCCATGGCACGCCGCAGACCGTGCTCAATGAGCCCGCCGTGCGGGCGGCCTATATCGGAGGGGCGGCGTGAATCCAGTATTTGAAATTGCCGGCGTGGCGGGCGGCTATGACGAGGTCGATATTCTGAAAGGAGTGGATCTGCATGTGCTGCCAGGCGAAATCGTCACCATCGCCGGCACCAACGGCGCCGGCAAATCGACCATCATCAAGGCGGCCATGGGACTGTTGCCGCACGTGCGCGGCGCGGTGCGATTCGAGCAGCGCGACATCACGCATGCGCGTGTGCAGGCGCGGCTCGATGCCGGCATCGGCTATGTACCGCAGGTGGCCAACGTGTTCGCGAGCTTGAGCGTGCACGACAATTTGTTGGTAATGCAGGGCGTACGCGACGCGAAGCGGCGCGCCGAATCGATGTACGAAATGTTTCCAGCGCTGGCCCGTCACCGCAAGCGGCGTGCTGGCGCACTATCCGGCGGCGAGCGCCAGCAACTCGCCTTCGCGCGTGCGCTGATGCGCGCGCCGCGCATGATGTTGCTCGACGAGCCCACCGCGGCACTCTCGCCAGCGCTGGTCGACGAGATCTTCGCCTATGTGGTGAAGCTGCCGGCGGCCGGCACCGCCGTGTTGATGGTCGAGCAGCGTGCGCGCCAGTCGCTCGCCATCAGCCAGCGCGGCTACATCATCGATCAGGGGAGCGTAGCGATGCAGGGTGACGCCCAGGCGCTCTTGAACGACCCGGCAGCGGCCGACCTTTTCATCGGGCGCCACTGACATGCCGCGCCTGGTGATCGTTGGCGCCGGTTTGATCGGCTTGGCTAGCGCCCGCGCCGCACAGCGCGAGGGGTGGCAGGTGACGCTGATCGAACGTGACTTCGCGGGTTCGTGCGCGTCGCGCGGCAACGCAAGCGGTATCGCAGTGAGTGAATCGACGCCCGCGGCCGTGCCCGGCATGTGGTTCAAGGCGTGTCGCTGGCTGATGGATCCGCTTGGGCCGCTAAGCCTGCGGTGGTCGCATTTGCCGTCGTTGCTGCCATGGCTGCGTGCGTTCGCGCAAGCAGCGCGGCCGGAACGACTGCGCCATATCGCCAACGCGCTGGCGGCGCTCAATCAGCGCGTGTATGACGACTTGTTGCCGCTAACCGACGAGCTTGGGATTCGCGCCCGGCTCATTCAACGCGGCGCGCTAACAGTATATGAGAGCGAGGCCGCCTACACGGCCGACGCCGCCGAATGGGCGCTCAAGCGCGCGTTGGGCGTGCGCTGGCGGCCGGTTGAGAAAAACGAGCTGCGAGAGCTCGAGCCGGGGCTCGCGCCGGTATTCCAGCGCGCGGTGATGTTGGAAGACTGGGCGCACTTCGCCGACCCGGCCGAGCTCGTCGATGGGTTGCGCGCGCGCGTGGCGAGCGATGGCGCGCAATTGATCCAAGGCCAGGCCGAGAGGCTCGATCTGGGCGACCCTGCCAACCCCGCTTGCGTCTTACAGGACGGCACTCGACACGCGGGCAACCGTGTGCTGATTGCCGCTGGCGCTTGGTCGGGCGCGTTTGCTGCCCAGGCCGGCGATCGCGTGCTGCTTGAGAGCGAACGCGGCTACAACACGACATTGCCCCATGCGGCGAGCCGGCTGACTCGCGAGGTCATTTTCGCCGAGCGGAAATTCGTCGCCACGCCGCTGGCGATCGGCATGCGCATTGGCGGCGCGGCGGAGTTCGCCGGTCTCAGTGCGCCGCCGAACTATCGCCGCAGCATGGCGCTGCTGGCATTGGGCCGTCGCTTCATTACTGAACTCGACGAGCGCGATGCCGTGCCATGGATGGGACATCGGCCGGCCACGCCCGATTCGCTGCCGGTCATCGGTCCATCGGTGCATGCGCGTGGCGTGCTGTACGCGTTCGGCCACGGTCACCTTGGATTGACCCAGGCCGCGACCACTGGCGTGCTGGTCGGCGCATTGCTGGCGGGCCGCCGGCCCGCGATTGCGCTCGAACCGTATTCGATCCAACGTTTTCAGAGGTCTTGCTGAGATGGATTCTCACACATTCTTTTGCATCGACGGCCACACCTGTGGCAACCCGGTACGGGTCGTCGTCGGCGGCGCGCCGACACTGGCTGGCGCCACGATGCTGGAGCGGCGTGCGCATTTCGAGGCTGAGCACGATTGGGTGCGCAAGTCGCTAATGTTCGAGCCGCGCGGGCACGACGTGATGTCGGGTTCGATCTTGTATCCGGCGACGCGAGCCGACTGCGATCTGGGCATTCTGTTCATTGAAGTCAGCGGTTGCTTGCCGATGTGCGGACACGGCACGATCGGCACAGTTACGGCAGCCATCGAACATGGCCTGATCAGCCCTCGCGAGCCCGGCGTGGTGCGGCTCGACACACCGGCTGGCCCGGTCGAGGCGCATTACCGGATGGACGGCCGCCATGTCGCGTCGGTGCGATTGATCAACGTGCCTGCGTTCGTGCACAGCACAGGTTTGTCGGTGGTGCTGGATGGTTTGGGCGAGATACGCTTCGACGTCGCTTATGGCGGCAACTTCTATGCGATCGTCGAGCCGCAGCCGAACTATGCCGGGCTCGACACATTGCGTCCGGCCGACATTCAGCGGCTGAGTCCGCAACTGCGCCGACTGGCGAACGAAAAGTACGAGTTCCAGCACCCCGAGCATCCGGCCATTCGCGGCCTGTCGCACGTCATGTGGACCGGCGCGCCCACCACGCCGCAGGCGCAGGCACGCAATGCAGTGTTCTATGGCGATAAGGCGATCGACCGGTCGCCATGCGGCACCGGCACCTCGGCGCGCCTGGCACAACTGGTGGCGCGCGGCGATATCGGGTTGGGCATGCCTTTCGTGCATGAAAGCATTATCGGAACTTGCTTTACCGGGGTCGCCGAACGTGCCCAGGAGGTCGGCGGGCTACCGGGTGTCGTGCCGAGCATTGAAGGATGGGCCAGGGTGACGGGCTTGAACACGATCTTCGTCGATCGGCGCGATCCGCTGTGGCAGGGCTTTCTGCTGAACTGACCGGATCCAGACAGGAGAAAGATTTGTGGCGCACGCGACTACGCGGGCGAACGCCTCCGGTAACAACCAGTCGAGTCCATGTGGCTCAAGCGAGGAATGATGCTGATTCTTAAGAATGCCCGGGTATTGGATGTGAATCACCGTGACGACGATGGCCGTTACAGCGTGGTAATCGAGCAGGGAATAATCCGCGAAGTGCGCCAGGGCGACTACGCGGGCGGCACGCATGCGCACACGATCGACGTGGGCGGGCGCACGGTGATGCCGGGGATGGTCGATTGTCATGTTCATGTGGTGGCATCGGTGGCTAATCTGGGCAGTAACGCGCAATTGCCGAATGTATTCGCCACGCTGCGTGCGGTGCCGATTCTCGAAGCGATGCTGCGGCGCGGCTTCACCACCGTACGCGATGCCGGCGGCGCCGACTACGCGCTGGCGCGCGCTATCTCGGATGGTTTGATCAAAGGGCCGCGCCTGTTCATTTCCGGCAAAGCTCTTTCGCAAACTGGCGGACACGGCGACTTCCGCGATCGCTTCAATGATCGAGACCCAGACCCTTGCGCGTGCAACCGTAATGCGGGCGCGATTGCGCGAGTGGTGGACGGTGTCGACAATGTGCGCCGCGCGGTGCGCGAGGAAATGCGTGCCGGGGCCAATCAGATCAAGATCATGGCCTCAGGCGGTGTCGCCTCGCCAACCGACCCGATCGCCAACTTGCAGTATTCGGTCGATGAAGTGCGTGCCATCGTCGAAGAGGCGGCTTCCCATCAAACCTACGTGATGGGCCATGCCTACACTCCGCAGGCGATCAAGCGCGTGGTCGAGTTGGGGGTGCGCACCATCGAGCACGGCAACCTGATCGACGACGACGCGGCGCAATCGATGGCGCGCTGCGGCGCATACGCCGTGCCGACGCTGGTGACCTACGACGCCCTGCACAAGGTCGGCGCGCAATATGGCATCGGCCCCGGGTCCGTGGCGAAGATTGACGACGTGAGGCTGCAGGGCATGAATTCGCTCGACGTCTTCAGACGCAACGGCGTCAAGATGGGCATTGGTTCCGATTTGCTGGGAGAGATGCACCGCTTTCAGAGCGACGAACTGCTGCTGCGTGCGCAGGTGCTCGATCCGTTCGAAGTGATCTGCCAGGCCACCGCGATCGGGGCCGAGATCGTCAAGATGCCGGGCAAGCTGGGTGTAGTTGCTGAAGGCGCCCATGCCGATCTGCTGGTGGTTGACGGTGACCCGCTGGCAGATCTGTCGGTGCTGACCGGACAAGGTGAGCGCATTGATTACGTTATCAAGGATGGCGAGATTGTTTTCGGCGAGTGAGCTGCATGTTTTTAATCGGTGGCGTCAAGCTGCCCAGGAGCGCATATGAAAATCGACTGGCAAGGTGTATTTCCCGCAATTACGACGAAACTGAAGGTGGATGAAACGCTCGATCCGGAGGCGATCCGCACAGGGTTGGAACGCTTGATCGCCAGCGGCGTCGGCGGGGTGGTCATGATGGGCATGGTGGGCGAGAACGCATCGCTGACACCGGATGAGAAGCGCACCGTCTTGCGTATCGCGGTGCAGACGGTCGCTGGTCGCGTGCCGGTGGTTGCGGGCGTCGCCGAGACCAATACCGCAAACGCAATGTTGTTCGCGCGAGATGCTGAACAGATTGGGGTGAGCGGTCTGATGCTGTTTCCTGCACTGACGTATAAATCAGACGCGCGCGAGACGGTCGCGTTCTACCGCAGCGTGGCCAGGGCATCAGGGCTGCCGATCATGATGTACAACAATCCCCGTGGCTATGGAGTCGACCTGACGCCGGCGCTGCTGGCCGAGTTGGCTGAGGAGCCGACGCTGGTCTGCATCAAGGAAGAGACTTATGACACGACCCGGGTGACCGACATCTACGGCCGTTTCGGCGATCGCTTTACGGTGTTCTGCGGCGTCGACGACCTGGTGCTCGAGAGCATCGCGCTGGGCGTCAGTGGCTGGGTCTCGGGCATGGCCAACGCATTGCCTGTGGAATCGGTGAAGCTGTTCGACCTGGCCAAGCAGGGCGATTTTCCGGCGGCGCGTGAGCTATACCGGGCGCTGATCGATCTGTATCATCTGGATACCCACGTCAAGCTGGTGCAGTACATCAAGCTCGCCGAGCACGTAACGGCGGGCTTCGCCGAGACGGTTCGGGCGCCTCGCCTGCCGCTGATCGGGGAGGAGCGTGAGCGCACTCTGGCGATCATCAACAAGACGATTCAAACGCTGCAGACATTGTCACTGTAACGAGCACGAACGCCATGCAAATGCTCCGCGAAGACGCCCCTGAGGATGCCGGGCGATGAACGACGCTCCCGCGCTGAGCGAGCGCGATCGCGAGATGCTGGCTGGCACCCACGGCCCAGCTCTGGCGCTGGCGATGCGGATTCTCGTGCGCGCGGCACGCGTGATGCAAGCGCCATATCTGATCGATATCGTGGGGGCGCACATCGATGGCTGCCTGTACCATGGGGCGGCAAGCCTGGATTTCGTCGAGCGCTTGGTCGACGGCGGCGCACGCGTAGCCGTGCCGACCACGCTCAACGTCGGCTCGCTCGACTTGATCCACCCCGAGTTGTATCGTGGCGACCCGGCGACCGGCGAGGCCGCGCGGCAACTGATGCGGGCCCATCTGGCGCTAGGCTGCGAGGCGACCTTCACCTGCGCGCCATACCAGCGTGCGCAGCGGCCTGCGTTCGGCGCACACATTGCCTGGGCCGAGTCGAACGCGATCGTGTTCGCCAACTCGGTGCTGGGCGCGCGCACCAACCGCTATGGCGACTTTATTGACCTATGCGCCGCGATCACCGGGCGGGCACCCTATGCCGGACTGCATGTCGACGCGCAGCGTGTGGGGCAGACGGTGTTTGAGGCGCCAGCGTGTCGTGGCAATGCCGACCGACGCGATATTTTCTTTGCGACGCTTGGACTGTACGTCGGAGCACGCACCGGCGCGCGCGTGCCGGTGATCGTCGGTCTGCCCGCCGATACCAGCGAAGACGAACTCAAGGCGCTCGGCGCCGCGGCAGCGTCCTCCGGAGCCGTGGCGTTGTTCCACGCGGTCGGACTGACCCCCGAGGCGCCCACTTTGGAGGCCGCGCTGGGCGGCGCGCCGGCATCCGACGTGCACCGTATCGAAGCGGCGGCGCTCGAGGTCGAGCGCCGCCGCCTGAATGGCGCGCAGCCGGGCGAGCCGCTTGCGGCGGTGTGTTTAGGCACACCGCATTTCTCGCTGAGCGAATTCGCGCAACTCGAGCATTTGCTGGCGGCGCAATCCGGGCGGCCGAAAGCCGACATCTATGTCAATACCAGCCGCTTCATCCTTTGGGAGCTCGAGCAAGCCGGACGCACCGCGTGCTTGCAGGCCATGGGGGTACAAATCGTTGTCGACACCTGCACCTACCTGACGCCGGTGATGCGGCAGGCCACTGGCCTGATGATGACCAACTCGGCGAAGTGGGCGTACTACGCGCCGGGCAATATCGGCGTGCGGGTCGCGTTCGGCAGTATGGCCGAGTGCATTCGGTCGGCGTATGCGGGCAAGGTGGTGGGCGATGCTTGAGGCGACTGCCCATTGCCACCCGGCCACGACTGTGGTCGCCGGTCACGCCAGCGGCCTCATTGTGGCGCTGGGGGCTCCGTTGAGCTTTTGGGGCGGTTTCGATGCAACCAGCGGCGTGATCGTTGAAACGAAGCATCCGCAAGCCGGCTTCTCGCTGACCGGCAAGGTCGTGCTGTTGCCGGCCACAAAGGGGTCGAGTTCGAGCAGCAGCGTGCTGGCCGAGGCAATTCGCAATGGCACTGCCCCGGCCGGCATCGTAATGCTGAGCCCCGATC
It contains:
- a CDS encoding ABC transporter ATP-binding protein, producing MQLSTHGLVLRYGDFTVLDDVSMEVSVAGLHGMIGPNGAGKSTLFAVLSGFIRPNAGRISFAGTMLEHLSPVERARTGVGRTFQVPREFKHLSVRENLQVAARHQPGESMLKLLFAPSAVRMAERAIAERVERTLEFLKLTKVADQHAGGLSSGQKKLLELGRVLMTEPKFILLDEPYAGVNPVLIDEISTRIRELNTQGIGFLIIEHNLEALNRLVDDLYVMDRGRLIAHGTPQTVLNEPAVRAAYIGGAA
- a CDS encoding ABC transporter ATP-binding protein, giving the protein MNPVFEIAGVAGGYDEVDILKGVDLHVLPGEIVTIAGTNGAGKSTIIKAAMGLLPHVRGAVRFEQRDITHARVQARLDAGIGYVPQVANVFASLSVHDNLLVMQGVRDAKRRAESMYEMFPALARHRKRRAGALSGGERQQLAFARALMRAPRMMLLDEPTAALSPALVDEIFAYVVKLPAAGTAVLMVEQRARQSLAISQRGYIIDQGSVAMQGDAQALLNDPAAADLFIGRH
- a CDS encoding NAD(P)/FAD-dependent oxidoreductase; this encodes MPRLVIVGAGLIGLASARAAQREGWQVTLIERDFAGSCASRGNASGIAVSESTPAAVPGMWFKACRWLMDPLGPLSLRWSHLPSLLPWLRAFAQAARPERLRHIANALAALNQRVYDDLLPLTDELGIRARLIQRGALTVYESEAAYTADAAEWALKRALGVRWRPVEKNELRELEPGLAPVFQRAVMLEDWAHFADPAELVDGLRARVASDGAQLIQGQAERLDLGDPANPACVLQDGTRHAGNRVLIAAGAWSGAFAAQAGDRVLLESERGYNTTLPHAASRLTREVIFAERKFVATPLAIGMRIGGAAEFAGLSAPPNYRRSMALLALGRRFITELDERDAVPWMGHRPATPDSLPVIGPSVHARGVLYAFGHGHLGLTQAATTGVLVGALLAGRRPAIALEPYSIQRFQRSC
- a CDS encoding 4-hydroxyproline epimerase, encoding MDSHTFFCIDGHTCGNPVRVVVGGAPTLAGATMLERRAHFEAEHDWVRKSLMFEPRGHDVMSGSILYPATRADCDLGILFIEVSGCLPMCGHGTIGTVTAAIEHGLISPREPGVVRLDTPAGPVEAHYRMDGRHVASVRLINVPAFVHSTGLSVVLDGLGEIRFDVAYGGNFYAIVEPQPNYAGLDTLRPADIQRLSPQLRRLANEKYEFQHPEHPAIRGLSHVMWTGAPTTPQAQARNAVFYGDKAIDRSPCGTGTSARLAQLVARGDIGLGMPFVHESIIGTCFTGVAERAQEVGGLPGVVPSIEGWARVTGLNTIFVDRRDPLWQGFLLN
- a CDS encoding metal-dependent hydrolase family protein — its product is MLILKNARVLDVNHRDDDGRYSVVIEQGIIREVRQGDYAGGTHAHTIDVGGRTVMPGMVDCHVHVVASVANLGSNAQLPNVFATLRAVPILEAMLRRGFTTVRDAGGADYALARAISDGLIKGPRLFISGKALSQTGGHGDFRDRFNDRDPDPCACNRNAGAIARVVDGVDNVRRAVREEMRAGANQIKIMASGGVASPTDPIANLQYSVDEVRAIVEEAASHQTYVMGHAYTPQAIKRVVELGVRTIEHGNLIDDDAAQSMARCGAYAVPTLVTYDALHKVGAQYGIGPGSVAKIDDVRLQGMNSLDVFRRNGVKMGIGSDLLGEMHRFQSDELLLRAQVLDPFEVICQATAIGAEIVKMPGKLGVVAEGAHADLLVVDGDPLADLSVLTGQGERIDYVIKDGEIVFGE
- a CDS encoding dihydrodipicolinate synthase family protein codes for the protein MKIDWQGVFPAITTKLKVDETLDPEAIRTGLERLIASGVGGVVMMGMVGENASLTPDEKRTVLRIAVQTVAGRVPVVAGVAETNTANAMLFARDAEQIGVSGLMLFPALTYKSDARETVAFYRSVARASGLPIMMYNNPRGYGVDLTPALLAELAEEPTLVCIKEETYDTTRVTDIYGRFGDRFTVFCGVDDLVLESIALGVSGWVSGMANALPVESVKLFDLAKQGDFPAARELYRALIDLYHLDTHVKLVQYIKLAEHVTAGFAETVRAPRLPLIGEERERTLAIINKTIQTLQTLSL
- a CDS encoding aconitase X; its protein translation is MNDAPALSERDREMLAGTHGPALALAMRILVRAARVMQAPYLIDIVGAHIDGCLYHGAASLDFVERLVDGGARVAVPTTLNVGSLDLIHPELYRGDPATGEAARQLMRAHLALGCEATFTCAPYQRAQRPAFGAHIAWAESNAIVFANSVLGARTNRYGDFIDLCAAITGRAPYAGLHVDAQRVGQTVFEAPACRGNADRRDIFFATLGLYVGARTGARVPVIVGLPADTSEDELKALGAAAASSGAVALFHAVGLTPEAPTLEAALGGAPASDVHRIEAAALEVERRRLNGAQPGEPLAAVCLGTPHFSLSEFAQLEHLLAAQSGRPKADIYVNTSRFILWELEQAGRTACLQAMGVQIVVDTCTYLTPVMRQATGLMMTNSAKWAYYAPGNIGVRVAFGSMAECIRSAYAGKVVGDA
- a CDS encoding aconitase X swivel domain-containing protein, with the protein product MLEATAHCHPATTVVAGHASGLIVALGAPLSFWGGFDATSGVIVETKHPQAGFSLTGKVVLLPATKGSSSSSSVLAEAIRNGTAPAGIVMLSPDLIVALGAIVASELYGTVCPLVTVSPPVFDALAGAAGRIFICARPNGVATLESAPGEAGDPSGSTSGDPAG